The proteins below are encoded in one region of Leptospira sp. WS4.C2:
- a CDS encoding NAD(P)-dependent alcohol dehydrogenase has protein sequence MLNKVWEIQGSFGLENLKQTTRDLSESLSPKEVLVRLTATSLNYRDYLMVIGTYNPRQKLPLIPCSDGAGIVEAVGSEVTLWKKGDRVLPIFAQKWMDGAPNMDNLRSTLGGPNDGCLAHYGKFSETGLVATPSHLTDAEAATLGCAGLTAYNAVVSFGGIEPGSDVVCLGTGGVSLFALQFAKMMGARVIITSSSDEKLARAKTLGADETINYTTKTNWERDIRKHTKMAGADLIIEVGGAGTMPKSMMSVKPYGTIALIGVLAGGESSLSLYPILMQGVKVQGVIVGSRSDFERMNRAIEYNKIKPIVDKVYGWDEVPEALQYLQTGKHFGKVVVSWG, from the coding sequence ATGTTAAACAAAGTATGGGAAATCCAAGGCTCCTTTGGACTCGAGAACTTAAAACAAACAACAAGGGATCTTTCTGAATCACTTTCCCCCAAAGAAGTCCTCGTTCGCCTAACGGCGACTTCACTCAACTATCGTGATTATTTAATGGTCATCGGGACGTACAACCCCCGTCAGAAACTCCCTCTCATTCCTTGTTCCGATGGAGCCGGTATTGTGGAAGCTGTCGGATCAGAAGTCACTCTTTGGAAAAAAGGAGACCGAGTCCTTCCTATCTTCGCCCAAAAGTGGATGGATGGGGCTCCCAATATGGACAACCTTCGTTCCACTCTCGGTGGACCAAATGACGGATGTTTGGCGCACTATGGAAAGTTCTCGGAAACTGGCCTTGTCGCCACACCAAGCCACCTAACAGACGCAGAGGCTGCCACCTTAGGTTGCGCTGGCCTTACTGCTTACAATGCGGTGGTGAGTTTTGGTGGGATTGAACCTGGTTCGGATGTTGTCTGTCTCGGAACCGGTGGTGTCTCTTTATTTGCCTTACAATTTGCAAAGATGATGGGAGCGCGTGTCATCATCACTTCTTCCAGCGATGAAAAACTGGCCCGTGCCAAAACCCTCGGGGCCGACGAAACCATCAACTACACCACAAAAACCAATTGGGAACGAGACATTCGCAAACATACCAAAATGGCGGGAGCGGATCTTATCATCGAAGTCGGTGGTGCCGGCACCATGCCAAAATCAATGATGAGTGTAAAACCGTACGGAACCATTGCTCTCATCGGAGTTCTTGCTGGTGGAGAATCGAGTCTTTCTCTTTATCCCATCCTCATGCAAGGGGTAAAAGTCCAAGGGGTGATTGTGGGAAGCCGCTCCGACTTCGAACGAATGAACCGAGCCATCGAGTACAACAAAATCAAACCCATTGTGGACAAAGTGTACGGATGGGACGAAGTTCCAGAAGCCTTGCAGTATTTACAAACAGGAAAACATTTTGGGAAAGTGGTGGTGAGTTGGGGATAA
- a CDS encoding DEAD/DEAH box helicase, translating into MTKNDTEVGNDFQSFGLRPEILQGITDAGFELPSPIQKQAIPLVLEGKDLIAQAQTGTGKTAAYGLPCLNKINVNDGMQVLVLTPTRELALQVSDELFKLGKHLGIKTTTIYGGSSYSKQITQVAKGAQVAVATPGRLLDLLKGKELKNFKPSMVILDEADEMLDMGFMDDIESIFNLLPTKRQTLLFSATMPEPIKKLASKYQTHPALVKIAATEKSSKNIEQVYYVIDEAEREISVVRILDYENPFKAIIFTKTKKEADDLKSTLSFKGYPVEALHGDLNQKQREQVLKSLHDGRVKILVATDVAARGLDVKDLSLVINYHLPFDSESYTHRIGRTGRAGKSGKAVTLVTTRESRALLRLKGTSGTQLTIASLPTKKEVLARREEDFLNKVVETEIHVDAEEVLEKLLKLDDKRSLSLKLLSNMLDQTKISGPEKIGKTAGEWSETPPGGGSGGRRREGSGSGGGSRGGYRGGRSNSERSERGERSERGGDTRRSSSPPSKKEGGVYVKAAGKKTQRFRSK; encoded by the coding sequence ATGACTAAGAATGACACCGAAGTTGGAAATGACTTCCAATCTTTCGGATTACGTCCTGAAATACTACAAGGAATCACTGATGCAGGCTTCGAACTACCAAGCCCTATCCAAAAACAAGCGATTCCGCTCGTATTGGAAGGAAAAGATTTAATCGCACAAGCGCAGACCGGTACCGGAAAAACTGCCGCTTACGGACTCCCCTGTTTGAACAAAATCAATGTGAATGATGGCATGCAAGTGCTTGTCCTCACACCAACTCGTGAACTTGCACTGCAAGTATCTGATGAACTGTTTAAATTGGGAAAACATTTAGGAATCAAAACCACCACTATTTATGGCGGCAGTTCCTATTCTAAACAAATCACTCAAGTGGCCAAAGGTGCCCAAGTTGCTGTGGCAACTCCAGGAAGACTTCTCGACCTATTGAAAGGAAAGGAACTTAAAAATTTCAAACCTTCAATGGTGATATTGGATGAAGCAGATGAAATGCTCGATATGGGCTTTATGGATGATATTGAATCCATCTTTAATCTACTGCCAACCAAAAGACAAACCTTACTTTTCTCCGCTACAATGCCGGAGCCCATTAAGAAGTTGGCAAGTAAGTACCAAACGCACCCTGCACTTGTAAAAATTGCAGCAACAGAAAAATCGTCTAAAAACATCGAACAAGTGTACTACGTGATTGATGAAGCAGAACGTGAAATTTCAGTCGTAAGAATTTTGGATTATGAAAACCCTTTTAAGGCAATCATCTTCACAAAAACTAAAAAAGAAGCAGATGATCTTAAATCAACACTCAGTTTCAAAGGTTATCCTGTAGAAGCTCTTCACGGAGATTTAAATCAAAAACAAAGAGAACAAGTTTTAAAAAGCCTACACGATGGGCGCGTGAAAATCCTTGTAGCAACCGATGTTGCCGCACGTGGTCTTGACGTAAAAGATTTGTCACTCGTAATCAACTACCACCTTCCTTTTGATAGCGAAAGTTATACACATAGAATTGGTCGTACGGGTCGGGCTGGAAAGTCTGGGAAAGCGGTAACACTTGTAACAACAAGAGAATCTCGTGCACTCCTAAGACTCAAAGGAACCTCCGGAACACAACTTACGATTGCTTCCCTTCCTACTAAAAAGGAAGTTTTGGCAAGAAGAGAAGAAGACTTCCTAAACAAAGTGGTAGAAACAGAAATCCATGTGGATGCAGAAGAAGTTTTAGAAAAACTTTTGAAGTTGGACGACAAACGTTCTTTATCTTTGAAACTGCTTTCGAATATGCTCGATCAAACCAAAATCAGTGGCCCGGAAAAAATCGGAAAAACTGCTGGGGAATGGAGTGAAACTCCTCCTGGTGGCGGATCCGGTGGAAGACGACGCGAAGGTAGTGGATCAGGCGGCGGAAGTCGCGGTGGTTACCGTGGCGGAAGATCCAATAGCGAAAGAAGCGAACGTGGGGAACGAAGTGAACGCGGTGGAGACACTCGTCGCAGCAGTTCTCCCCCTTCTAAAAAAGAAGGTGGAGTTTACGTAAAGGCTGCCGGGAAAAAAACTCAGCGTTTTCGAAGTAAGTAG
- a CDS encoding SDR family NAD(P)-dependent oxidoreductase, whose protein sequence is MKKDFWNDRVVVITGASSGIGKALYEELALFPCELVLLARRAREITSPKNKHEGAIIHRVACDLSDPTSVLDAVEWIQKKVSKIDVLFNNAGITAHGRFDSLSMDVYRKTFATNFFGPIQLVRGLLSHLLASKGNIVTTSTVSALYGVPGRAAYSASKSALHAALESLRIETREEGLGVSLVCVPYTDTALRTSGLDAAGGTLSEAPAKGKRKTAKEVAHVLMSVAMDKEARLVTFNLSGRFLEWMRFFSPKILEKILYKKLYEDFKSH, encoded by the coding sequence ATGAAAAAAGATTTTTGGAACGATAGGGTGGTAGTGATCACCGGTGCTTCGAGTGGAATAGGAAAAGCTTTGTATGAAGAACTCGCTCTTTTTCCTTGCGAGCTTGTGCTCTTAGCAAGACGTGCTCGAGAAATTACATCCCCCAAAAACAAACACGAAGGGGCGATCATTCACCGAGTGGCCTGCGACCTTTCTGACCCCACATCAGTACTCGATGCAGTCGAGTGGATTCAAAAGAAAGTTTCTAAAATCGATGTATTGTTTAATAACGCAGGGATTACAGCCCATGGCCGGTTTGATTCCCTTTCGATGGATGTGTATCGTAAAACCTTTGCGACCAATTTCTTTGGACCGATCCAACTGGTAAGGGGACTCCTTTCTCACTTACTTGCATCAAAAGGAAATATTGTCACCACCTCCACTGTCTCTGCTTTGTATGGAGTGCCGGGCCGTGCGGCTTACTCTGCTTCCAAGTCGGCATTACATGCAGCACTCGAATCACTTCGGATTGAAACAAGGGAGGAAGGCCTTGGGGTTTCACTTGTTTGTGTGCCGTATACAGACACTGCCCTTCGCACTTCGGGACTCGATGCAGCTGGGGGAACACTTTCCGAAGCACCGGCTAAAGGGAAACGAAAGACTGCCAAAGAAGTGGCACATGTTTTAATGTCTGTGGCAATGGACAAGGAAGCAAGGCTTGTGACATTCAATTTGAGTGGTCGGTTTTTGGAATGGATGCGGTTTTTCTCTCCTAAGATTTTAGAAAAAATTCTCTATAAAAAACTTTACGAAGACTTCAAATCACACTGA
- a CDS encoding DUF1295 domain-containing protein encodes MDNLLFSYLTAVIFTFLFMSLMWFWGKSRDNYAVIDVGWGLVIAGIASILVYFGRGNGFAKLAVLIPVWIWALRLSGFLFWTRIRTNHPEDKRYAGFRKDYGDKVHLKMFTNVFLLQGFLALLLSFPFYFAAQWNLFPNSGALGPNGYLMALLGWILFLVGVVGEGISDRDLHKFVADPANKGKVCNVGLWKYSRHPNYFFEWIIWVGIGIIPVLSSPDALLSLFTPLFMFVLLRFVSGVPFAEKYSLLSKGDVFREYQRITNAFFPWFSKQK; translated from the coding sequence TTGGACAATTTATTATTTTCGTATTTAACGGCCGTTATATTTACATTCTTGTTTATGAGTCTGATGTGGTTCTGGGGAAAGTCCAGGGACAACTACGCAGTCATAGACGTGGGTTGGGGGCTTGTGATTGCAGGCATTGCCAGTATCCTCGTTTATTTCGGTCGAGGGAACGGATTTGCTAAACTGGCGGTGCTTATCCCTGTTTGGATCTGGGCTCTTCGGTTGTCCGGCTTTCTCTTTTGGACGCGCATTCGCACAAACCATCCAGAAGACAAACGGTATGCTGGATTTCGAAAGGACTACGGTGACAAAGTCCACTTAAAGATGTTTACGAATGTCTTTCTATTACAAGGGTTTTTAGCACTCCTTCTTTCCTTCCCGTTTTATTTTGCCGCCCAGTGGAATTTATTTCCCAACTCAGGAGCATTGGGGCCTAACGGGTATTTGATGGCATTACTTGGATGGATTTTGTTTTTGGTGGGAGTCGTGGGGGAAGGAATCTCTGACCGTGACCTCCACAAATTTGTAGCCGATCCGGCAAACAAAGGTAAGGTTTGTAATGTTGGGCTTTGGAAGTATTCCCGCCACCCTAATTATTTTTTTGAATGGATCATTTGGGTAGGGATTGGAATCATTCCGGTTCTTTCTTCGCCAGACGCATTACTATCACTTTTCACACCGCTCTTTATGTTTGTGTTATTACGTTTTGTATCGGGTGTTCCCTTTGCCGAAAAATACTCACTCCTTTCCAAAGGAGATGTGTTTCGAGAATACCAACGCATCACCAATGCATTTTTCCCTTGGTTTTCAAAACAAAAATAA
- a CDS encoding cyclopropane-fatty-acyl-phospholipid synthase family protein, with product MNFNDSAPKEEGSAFSINSLLEKDIFPDWLIRFRIRQLLHLRIKQERKENATAQLEHKMNYVNDLKKSPIAVHTEAANEQHYEVPSDFFTYVMGPRMKYSSGYWPSLDTSFAESEEEMLRITVERAEIKNGMKVLDLGCGWGSISLYIAEKFPKCKVTGVSNSRTQKEFIDKRAKERGLKNLTIITKDMNDFTTKDKFDRIVSVEMLEHMKNYEKLFEKLSKFLVTDGKFFVHIFTHKEFAYPFEVIDETDWMAKYFFTGGQMPSDDLFLYFQKDFLIENHWIVNGTHYARTSEAWYDNMILNKDKLMPILASTYGEKEKTKWFVYWKVFFLACAELWDYRNGEEWFVSHYLLRKR from the coding sequence ATGAATTTTAATGATTCCGCCCCTAAAGAAGAGGGTTCGGCTTTTAGTATCAATTCCCTTTTGGAGAAAGATATTTTCCCAGACTGGCTCATTCGTTTTCGTATCCGCCAACTTTTGCATCTGCGGATCAAACAAGAACGTAAAGAAAATGCCACAGCCCAACTTGAACACAAAATGAACTATGTGAACGATTTAAAAAAATCACCTATCGCTGTACATACGGAAGCGGCAAACGAACAACATTATGAAGTTCCGAGTGATTTTTTTACTTATGTGATGGGACCTAGGATGAAGTATTCCTCTGGATATTGGCCATCACTCGATACGAGTTTTGCTGAATCGGAAGAAGAAATGCTTCGGATCACCGTAGAACGTGCGGAGATTAAAAATGGAATGAAGGTTTTGGATTTGGGATGTGGCTGGGGAAGTATTTCTCTCTATATCGCCGAAAAATTTCCTAAATGTAAAGTCACAGGTGTTTCCAATTCGAGAACTCAAAAAGAATTCATCGACAAACGCGCCAAAGAAAGGGGATTAAAAAACCTGACCATCATCACAAAAGACATGAACGATTTTACTACCAAAGACAAGTTTGATCGGATTGTTTCTGTCGAGATGTTAGAACATATGAAAAACTATGAGAAACTCTTTGAAAAACTATCAAAGTTTCTTGTGACCGATGGAAAGTTTTTTGTCCACATTTTCACTCACAAAGAGTTTGCTTATCCTTTCGAAGTGATTGATGAAACCGATTGGATGGCCAAGTACTTTTTTACCGGTGGGCAGATGCCATCAGATGATTTGTTTTTATACTTCCAAAAAGATTTTTTAATCGAAAATCATTGGATTGTGAATGGAACTCATTATGCGAGAACCAGTGAGGCTTGGTATGATAACATGATACTAAACAAGGATAAACTAATGCCTATCCTTGCGAGTACTTACGGCGAAAAAGAAAAAACCAAATGGTTTGTTTATTGGAAAGTTTTCTTTCTCGCCTGTGCCGAGTTATGGGACTATCGAAACGGTGAAGAGTGGTTTGTTAGCCACTACTTACTTCGAAAACGCTGA